Part of the Henckelia pumila isolate YLH828 chromosome 2, ASM3356847v2, whole genome shotgun sequence genome is shown below.
TGATAAATTCTACTGCTATATTACTCATCTAACAAAAAGAGAGGGATCAAACGGGCCTCTTAGATAGTTATAATTCCATGTGCAATGGGCGAGCTTCCTCGCccatttgatttccaagggagaGGAAATCGCACGAGGATTACTCCTCGTGCAATAAAGCAGGCGAGCCTCGCACAGAATCCTTCGTGGTGAAGTGTTTGTCtgcttctatttttattttttaaaatttcttttttaaaaCCAAAAATTCCAACTGCCGGCATATTAAATCTggtatttataatatttttttaaaaataaaaattaattttaaaacaaaataaataaattgtggtgAATAATAGGAATGGGTAGTTAATTATGTATGTATTTTTTGTAAATattcatttattttataaaataaaaaattaatatttcaactTCTCATGTGTAACTTATCTCACTCTCGCAGAACCATAAGATTAAGTGCCGATCAACGCTAAAATCAACATGCGATGAAGTAACCAACTTCATCTGACAAAGATCCACGAACGATTGAACATGTTCTAACGATTCATCGATTAGGTAGATGTGCAACAAACGGTAGGAAGGTTGAGGAGGGATCATGCCCTTTTGGCTACAATGGAGGAGCGTGGTTTGGTTCCAGCTCCAGAAACAGAAGACTTGCGTGGTGGGGACAGGTAATTTTTGTAACCAAGAAAAATAGAAGAAAGTATTCTTTCTTGGAAATGTTTACTTCCGCTTTCTTTCCTGAAACTTtgttttaattgcatgcataacatGTTCGTTTGTattgttatttaaaatttaacttTGCCATGTTTTAGAGGAAGGTCTATGTGATTAAACATATGATAATTctacaaaaattattgaaaagattttttttaaaaaaaaaaagaaaagaaagaaagaagaattttgttttttgtttttgttttttaccACAACATCCAAATTTGTTCATTATAATAAAGAAACACAATTCTGCATCTactttttaaacattttttttaataaaacaaaCCAAAAATTTATACTCGTTTGCGATGGATTTGAAACGAACAACCTTGCTAGTTCATTCCATCTAGAGATGACAATGAGTCGGATTGTGTAAAACCCGAGCCCCGACCCGTGCAATTTTCAAGGACCCGAGCCTCGCCCTGTTCCATCCCACAAGTTCGGAGCCACGCGTTATTCCGCACGGACGATAGCTTTGATGGCCCagtttttttttcctattttttgATATGTTAATTTAATTCACTTTGTCAATAACTCGATAACCGgccaattttaaaaataaaaaagataaaatttcaattcctaaaaaaaaaaagaagagggCTTAGAAAATTCTAACCATGGTAGAAATAAAAATCTGAATCCGCCATTTTTGTCCTATATAAACCTAATTCAAACTCAGCCCGACTCATACATTAGAGCTAACGAGTTTACCCATCAAACTCGTTAGACCCGTCATACAATTatatttgtaatattttttttctaataaaaacttaaatggATCAAGTATTATGAAACATGTTACCCGACTCATACGCGTCGACACACAAAAGTCGCATACCCATTTAACGTTACACAAAACCGACCCAAAAGGGTAGAGTCCAAGCCGATATCCATTCTACTGGTACTCATTGACATCTTTAATTTGACCATCAAAACTCTTACGAAACCGTGTTGCGGGTCAAACTTATGAGATAAATCTCTAATCTGAATCGTTACATGACAAATTATTTTTCGGATATAAATTGAGTCAATCTCTCTTAcattagaggtgtcaaaatgagtcaaagggggggggggggggggggggggggggggggggggggggcgcccAACCCATCATAACCTACCATTAGGCGGGGTGGGGCGAGCCGACCCAATTTTTAGGCGGGTTGGGAATACACtaacccaacccacctattttaggtggcgggcgggccaacccggcgAACTCACGTGTAAATTGGCGCGTTTTGGCGGACGAACCCACAACTCACtacaacccaccattaggcggggtGGTGCGAGCCGGCCCACTTTTTAGATGGATTGAGAAATTGCCAACCCAACTCGCCAAATTTTGTATGGCAGGACGAGCCAACCGGATTGATTAGCCCATTTTGACGCCTTGCATATATAGAAATACAATACGTATAACAAAAAGCTACACAATCCCTTCTTTTTGgttagaatttatttaaccTTCCCAACAACTTTCTAGTAAAATGGTTTTAACAAGGAGCGGACAAAATGTGTGAAAGGAACGATAGGGGTAGGTGTGAGATACCAAATACCAACTACACCTATAAACTCCACATTTTTCCTACCTTTTCTTTCTCAGCTTCCGCGTGCCTCTCTATTCTTTTCTTTATACTTTTTACAAACATTTTGCTCACCTAATTCATTTCATCTTTCTTTTCTTCCCAATTTGTGGATATCATGCAAGCTTTTACTCCTTATTCTACAGATATCAAGTTTTTGGTCCACACGGCGGTGCCTCGGTGTCACCGCCTCCCTCCGCCCGGACTCACCATTCAATGCGCCTCCCGGTTCGATTCAGCCAGTGTAAATCCCTCCAACCCCAACCCCGGCGCCGTCAACCCACAAACCATCGGTGGATTCAACGTCGGCGCCGCCGGCCATGTGGGTCGGCGCCACGAGTGGCAGAGTTCTTGCTCCATTCTCGCCAGCAAAGTTGTGTCCTTAAATCAGGAAGGGGAGAAGAGCGGCGGCGGTGGGGCCGACGGAAAATCCTCCGTCAACGGCCATCCCACCCTCGAGCTCGTGCCTGCGAGGGATTCCAAGGCACCTGTTTCACTTCCCAAGCCTCTGAGTATCGCCGACTTCTCTCCGTCGCCAATGCACGGATCCCAGCTCCGCGTAGCCTACCAAGGGGTCCCGGGTGCCTACAGCGAAGCCGCCGCCGGAAAAGCTTACCCCAACTGCGAAGCCATCCCCTGCGACCAATTCGAAGTCGCCTTCCAAGCGGTCGAGCTCTGGATCGCCGACAGAGCCGTACTTCCGGTGGAGAACTCCCTCGGAGGCTCCATACACCGTAATTACGACCTCCTCCTCCGTCACCGCCTCCACATAGTCGGAGAAGTCCAGCTCCCCGTCCACCACTGCCTCTTAGCCCTCCCCGGAATCCGCAAAGAGTACCTCACGCGCGTCATCAGCCACCCACAAGCCCTCTCCCAGTGCGAACACACTCTGACCAAAATGGGCCTGAACGTCGCACGAGAAGCAGTCGACGACACCGCCGGAGCAGCAGAATACATCGCAATGAACAACTTAAGGGACACGGCTGCAATCGCCTCCGCACGCGCAGCCGAACTCTACGGTATGCAGATATTAGCGGACGGAATCCAAGACGACTCGAGCAACGTGACAAGATTCGTTATGCTGGCACGAGAACCCATCATTCCACGCACAGATAGGCCATTCAAGACCAGCATCGTGTTCGCACACGACAAAGGAACCAGCGTTCTGTTCAAGGTGCTGTCGGCTTTCGCTTTCAGGAACATAAGCTTGACGAAGATAGAGTCGCGGCCGCATCGGAACCGGCCCATCCGGTTGGTGGACGACGCCAACGTGGGGACGGCGAAGCATTTCGAATACATGTTCTACGTAGATTTCGAGGCGTCGCTGGCGGAGGTGAGGGCTCAGAATGCCTTGGCGGAGGTGCAGGAATTCACCTCTTTCTTGAGAATTTTGGGGAGTTACCCCATGGATATGACACCATGGAATCCCTCTTCCAACTGTGAagtttgatttttctttttttcttttttttttttaaaaaaaattcataatatttGTGTttcattttcctttttttttttcatttgatttacttttattaatatatatatgtagattATTTAGTCAATGTTAATgtgaaaaaattaaatacatatGGTCTGTTATTTTGTGGTCTATTTAATAACAAAGTTTAAGTTTGTGATGAAATATTTAACAAATCGGGATTtggaacaaaaaaataataattaaaacatgctcgatattatttatttgataaaactaTTATCAGACGGTTTCAAacgttattttttttagaaaggtCTTTTATATGAGTTattcattaaaaagtattacattttatgtcaaaaatattatttattattataaatatggataggaAACCCATAAATTGAAATAACGTGTTCCAATTCATGACCACtttaattttagtatttttctTGTGTTTTACATGACCCAAGTCACGATCAATCCATCTTTTAAAATTGGGCTGCATACGAGAAGAGAGacggatgtttttttttttgggtggaAAAAAATAGcaattattgatttatttttttgaaaaaacatgATCGACAGATTATTTATAGAGTTGATAGGCTAAAAATCCCCGTATTATATGTTTGATTAGATTTTAGTCTCTGTCCGAGTTTTGCACTCTCTGTAAAAAGGGAAAAATTAGCATTTTGATCTTGTATGTTGGcttcttttttgttttggtcTTGTATGTTGGCTTGTTTTGGAAAAGATTCTGTAACTCGATTTTGTTTTTGGATATAGTCCTATATGTTGgcttattttggttttggtcctgtaagttggtttgttttttggttttcgtcctgtatgttatcatgttttgaaatttagaagttgatctctaattatttttgtaataaatattttttattctttcatgttttatctgcttattggtttgagataattacaactaactaataaaaaaataattttttacgcttaaactttttttaatattaataatttaataaaatctaaaatatgtttatttaatgtattaaatgtaacatacttttgttcttttaaaaagtaacaaaTAA
Proteins encoded:
- the LOC140881921 gene encoding arogenate dehydratase 3-like; protein product: MQAFTPYSTDIKFLVHTAVPRCHRLPPPGLTIQCASRFDSASVNPSNPNPGAVNPQTIGGFNVGAAGHVGRRHEWQSSCSILASKVVSLNQEGEKSGGGGADGKSSVNGHPTLELVPARDSKAPVSLPKPLSIADFSPSPMHGSQLRVAYQGVPGAYSEAAAGKAYPNCEAIPCDQFEVAFQAVELWIADRAVLPVENSLGGSIHRNYDLLLRHRLHIVGEVQLPVHHCLLALPGIRKEYLTRVISHPQALSQCEHTLTKMGLNVAREAVDDTAGAAEYIAMNNLRDTAAIASARAAELYGMQILADGIQDDSSNVTRFVMLAREPIIPRTDRPFKTSIVFAHDKGTSVLFKVLSAFAFRNISLTKIESRPHRNRPIRLVDDANVGTAKHFEYMFYVDFEASLAEVRAQNALAEVQEFTSFLRILGSYPMDMTPWNPSSNCEV